A genomic region of Gallus gallus isolate bGalGal1 chromosome 19, bGalGal1.mat.broiler.GRCg7b, whole genome shotgun sequence contains the following coding sequences:
- the CLDN4 gene encoding claudin-4, with product MASMGLQVLGIALSVIGWLASVLCCALPMWRETAFVGNNIVVAQIIWEGLWMNCVVQSTGQMQCRVYDSMLALPQDLQAARALLVVAIVLAVLGTLLAIAGGKCTTCVEDETAKAKVMILSGITFIVAGVLILIPICWSANAIIRDFYDPLVADSQKRELGSSLYVGWAASALLLLGGALLCCSCPPRGEKPYSAKYSAARSLPASNYV from the coding sequence ATGGCCTCCATGGGGCTGCAGGTGCTGGGCATCGCCCTGTCCGTCATCGGCTGGCTGGCGTCCGTCCTCTGCTGCGCGCTGCCCATGTGGCGCGAGACCGCCTTCGTGGGCAACAACATCGTGGTGGCGCAGATCATCTGGGAAGGGCTGTGGATGAACTGCGTGGTGCAGAGCACGGGGCAGATGCAGTGCCGGGTGTACGACTCCATGCTGGCCCTGCCGCAGGACCTGCAGGCCGCCCGCGcgctgctggtggtggccatCGTGCTGGCCGTGCTGGGCACGCTGCTCGCCATCGCCGGCGGCAAGTGCACCACCTGCGTGGAGGACGAGACAGCCAAAGCCAAGGTGATGATCCTCTCCGGCATCACCTTCATCGTCGCCGGCgtcctcatcctcatccccatctgCTGGTCGGCCAACGCCATCATCCGGGACTTCTACGACCCGCTGGTGGCCGACTCCCAGAAGAGGGAGCTGGGCTCGTCGCTCTACGTGGGCTGGGCGGCCtcggcgctgctgctgctggggggggccctgctgtgctgctcctgcccgCCGCGCGGTGAGAAGCCCTACTCCGCCAAGTACAGCGCGGCACGCTCGCTGCCGGCCAGCAACTACGTGTAG
- the CLDN9 gene encoding claudin-3, producing the protein MATMSMQLGGLVLAVLGWLGSILTCALPMWKVTAFIGYNIVVAQVFWEGLWMNCVYESTGQMQCKAYDSLLDLTSDLQAARALVVTSIIMAFLGLLTAISGADCTRCMEDKSSKGRVSIVAGAIFVLAGIVLLIPVSWSANSIVTNFYNPMVPEALKRELGAALYIGWASSALQLLGGGILCCSGPPVERDHYPKSYRAVKGCGPMGYPMKDYV; encoded by the coding sequence ATGGCGACGATGTCGATGCAGCTGGGCGGGCTGGTGCTGGCCGTGCTGGGCTGGCTGGGCTCCATCCTCACCTGCGCGCTGCCCATGTGGAAGGTGACGGCCTTCATCGGTTACAACATCGTGGTGGCCCAGGTCTTCTGGGAAGGGCTGTGGATGAACTGCGTCTACGAGAGCACGGGGCAGATGCAGTGCAAGGCGTACGACTCCCTGCTGGACCTCACCTCCGACCTGCAGGCCGCCCGCGCGCTGGTGGTCACCTCCATCATCATGGCCTTCCTCGGCCTCCTCACCGCCATCTCGGGGGCCGACTGCACGCGCTGCATGGAGGACAAGAGCTCCAAGGGCCGTGTTTCCATTGTGGCGGGGGCCATCTTCGTGCTGGCCGGCATCGTGCTGCTCATCCCCGTCTCCTGGTCTGCCAACAGCATCGTCACCAACTTCTACAACCCCATGGTGCCCGAGGCCCTCAAGAgagagctgggggctgccctgtACATCGGGTGGGCCTCCAgcgccctgcagctgctgggtggGGGTATCCTGTGCTGCTCGGGGCCGCCCGTGGAGCGGGACCACTACCCCAAGTCATACCGTGCGGTGAAGGGCTGTGGCCCCATGGGCTACCCCATGAAGGACTACGTGTGA
- the WBSCR27 gene encoding methyltransferase-like protein 27 produces the protein MQLAAGVRERVAAVHGGAELSELLRLYDGWAGRYEQDVAALEYRAPYLAAASLAFAFPSPPAEARVLDVACGTGLVGLELHRRGFRRLHGVDGSTGMLELARSTGLYRRLQRCELGREPLPAPAEHYDAVTLVGALGEGQVPSSALPELLRVTRAGGFLCLTTRSNPSNRRYRAELEAALQHLEQKGAWQRVLLQEVPRWERATSEEEECVRGSGYISGVVYIYRKCPVPPPEEG, from the exons ATGCAGCTGGCGGCGGGAGTGCGGGAGCGCGTCGCGGCGGTGCACGGCGGCGCGGAGCTGTCGGAGCTGCTGCGGCTGTACGACGGCTGGGCCGGGCGCTACGAGCAGGATGTGGCCGCGCTGGAGTACCGCGCGCCGTACCTGGCCGCCGCCTCGCTCGCCTTCGCCTTCCCCTCGCCGCCCGCCGAGGCGCGGGTGCTCGACGTGGCGTGCGGCACCGGGCTCGTAGGGCTGGAG CTGCACCGCCGCGGGTTCCGCCGCCTGCACGGCGTGGACGGCAGCACCGGGATGCTGGAGCTGGCGCGGAGCACCGGGCTCTACCGGCGGCTGCAGCGCTGCGAGCTGGGCCGGGAACCGCTGCCCGCGCCCGCAG AGCACTACGACGCCGTGACGCTGGTGGGGGCGCTGGGCGAGGGGCAGGTGCCGAGCTCGGCGCTGCCGGAGCTGCTGCGCGTCACCAGGGCAG GGGGCTTCCTGTGCCTGACCACCCGCAGCAACCCCTCGAACCGGCGGTACCGGGCGGAGCTGGAGGCCGCGCTGCAGCACCTGGAGCAGAAGGGCGCGTGGCAGCGTGTGCTGCTGCAAGAGGTGCCGCGCTGGGAGAGGGCCACCTCCGAGGAGGAGGAGTGCGTCCGGGGCAGCGGTTACATCTCCGGCGTGGTCTACATCTACCGCAAGTGCCCCGTCCCGCCCCCCGAGGAGGGCTGA